The window CAAGCGCTTTGCGGGCGTCTCCAAATTCTCGCCGCGAAAGATGCTGCACTTCGCGCTCGACGGCATCCTCGCCTATTCGACGGTGCCCCTGCGGCTGGGGCTTTACTCGGGGTTCATCTGCGGCATATTGAGTATCTTGCTGCTCCTCCATGTGCTTTACATCAAGTTCATCGAGGGGAGTGCCGTGCCCGGCTGGGCGACGATCACGGCCTGCGTGCTGCTCTTCGGCGGCCTGCAGCTCGTCGCGCTCGGCATTCTCGGCGAGTACATCGGGCGCATCTTTGAGGAGGTCAAGCGGCGGCCTCTCTACCTCGTCGCACGCGGCAAGCCCAAGGAAATCGCACGCATGGCGAGCGAGGACGCTGGGAGGGAGAAGGGAAGTCGTGAGGAGAGGAAAGGACATGACGATGAAGAAAAAGGAAATCATCCATGAGGTGCGCCGCTACTTTGTAATCCTTTTCGGCTGCGCCGTCTGCGGCGTCGGTATCAACCTCTTCATACTGCCGGCAAACTTGCTGACGAGCGGCCTCGGAGGCATTGCCATCCTCCTGCACTACTTTGTCGGCTGGCCTGTCGGCGCGCAGCTCCTCGTCTACAATTTGCCGATTCTCTACCTCGCGCATCGCTTCGTGGGAAAGCGCTACGCCGTCGATACGATCTTGGGCACGGTGCTCTTCTCCCTCGGCATCGATGTGTTCGCGCCGCTTTCGGTGCTGCATCCCGTGCACGACACGATGCTCAACGCCATCTTCGGCGGCGTCGTCTCGGGCATCGGCTACGGCGTCATCTTTCGCTTCGGCTCGAATACGGGCGGCGTCGACGTGCTCGGCGCCATCTTGAAGAAGTATTGGTCGATTGATGTCGGTACGGGCGTATTCCTGCTCAACATGCTCGTCATCGCAGCGTCGGCGGCGCTCTTTGATCTGGAGACGGCGCTCTTCACGCTCGTCTGCATCTATGCGACAGCGGAGCTTACGAACCGCTGGGCGGCGGGATTCAATCGCGAGAAGGCGATCTTCATCATCTCAGAGGAAAGCGAGAAGATCGGCGACGCCATCATGGAGAGCCTGCACCGCGGCGTCACCTACCTCGAAGGCCGGGGCGGCTTTCTGCAGGAAAAGAAAGCCGTCGTCTTCGTCGTCGTCTCCCTGACGCAGCTCGCACGCGTCAAGGCAATCTGCGATCGCTTGGACAAGAATGCGTTCCTCATCATCGCGAACGCTTCCGAAGTGCGCGGCAGAGGTTTTTCGCGCGAGCGCATCCTCTATCAGTTCGCGCAGCGCAAGGAGCTGATCGAGGCGCGGGAGAGGGAGAAGGGCGGGACGTGATTCAAAGGATGACCTCAGTAACGACAATAGGCAGAGCCGCATGGGATGGCGGCTCTGCCTGTTGTCGTTTTTGCTTATATTTTTTTGCGGCGGCACCGGCTCGATTCGTCCCGCTTCGATCGTCTTGTCAGCGAAGTCTCATTTCGCGCCGCGCTTTTCACGCAGGTAAACGTCCATCGCTTCCGCCACATGTTTGGCGTCGTTGACAACTTGGACGACGTTGCACGGGCCGAGGACGACGTCGCCGCCCGAGAAGACGCCGGGGCGGGTGGTGGCACCGGTTTCATCGACCTCGACCAAGCCTTTTTCGTTCGTCTCTATGCCCGTGGTCGTGCGCACGATCTTGTCTTTCGGATCTTGGCTGACTGCGATGACGGTGCTGTCGGCAGGACACAGGACAGGATCTCCTTCGCCCGTCAGTTTGCCTTCTTCGTCGAAGTGGCGGTCGCGCATCAAAGGTCCGTCCTTCGTGATGGAATCGACGCCCTTGCAGAACTCGAATTCCACGCCGTCTGCCTGCGCGTACTCGAATTCGCGCACGCTGGCGGCGACCTTGTTGCTGCGCGAATAGACCGTGACGTAGCGGCAGCCCTTGCGGATCGCGGTGCGCGCGACATCCATGGCGGAGTTGCCCGAGCCGATGACGGCGACGCGGTCGCCGAGAGCAAAGGAGTCGGGGTTTTGCAGATAGTCGACGGCGAAATGGCAGTTGCCGAGGCTTTCGCCCTTGACGCCGAGGCTGCGCGGTCGCCAGACGCCCGAACCGATGAAGATGGCGTCGTACCCGTCGGCAAAGAGCGTGTCGAGCGTCAGAAGGCCGCCGATCGTGCGGTTGGGTCGGATGCAGATGCCGAACTCACGCAGCTTTTTCTCATAGCGGTCGAGAATGCTCAGCGGCAGACGGAAGTCGGGGATGCCGTAGCGCATCATGCCGCCGATCTTGTCCATGCGCTCGAAAATCGTCACGTCGTAGCCCTTCTGCGCAAGCTTGATGGCAACGGTGATGCCGGCAGGACCCGAGCCGATGACGGCGACGGTCTGCCCCGTAGAAGGCGCACGCTCCAAGGTGACGCGGTCGAAGTAGGTATTCGAGATGTAGTGCTCGATGCTGGAGATCTGTATGGCGGATCCTTTGCGCAGTTGGATGCAGTTGCCCTCGCACTGCTTCTCATGGTCGCAGACGAGCGAGCAGATGATGCTCAGGGGATTGTTCTCGAAGAGCATAGCGCCCGCCTCGTTGATGCTGCCTTCGA of the Selenomonas sputigena genome contains:
- a CDS encoding YitT family protein; this translates as MTMKKKEIIHEVRRYFVILFGCAVCGVGINLFILPANLLTSGLGGIAILLHYFVGWPVGAQLLVYNLPILYLAHRFVGKRYAVDTILGTVLFSLGIDVFAPLSVLHPVHDTMLNAIFGGVVSGIGYGVIFRFGSNTGGVDVLGAILKKYWSIDVGTGVFLLNMLVIAASAALFDLETALFTLVCIYATAELTNRWAAGFNREKAIFIISEESEKIGDAIMESLHRGVTYLEGRGGFLQEKKAVVFVVVSLTQLARVKAICDRLDKNAFLIIANASEVRGRGFSRERILYQFAQRKELIEAREREKGGT
- a CDS encoding NAD(P)-dependent oxidoreductase is translated as MAIHVIDEARRCLQCKKPLCRIKGCPVQTNVPEMIRLFLEGSINEAGAMLFENNPLSIICSLVCDHEKQCEGNCIQLRKGSAIQISSIEHYISNTYFDRVTLERAPSTGQTVAVIGSGPAGITVAIKLAQKGYDVTIFERMDKIGGMMRYGIPDFRLPLSILDRYEKKLREFGICIRPNRTIGGLLTLDTLFADGYDAIFIGSGVWRPRSLGVKGESLGNCHFAVDYLQNPDSFALGDRVAVIGSGNSAMDVARTAIRKGCRYVTVYSRSNKVAASVREFEYAQADGVEFEFCKGVDSITKDGPLMRDRHFDEEGKLTGEGDPVLCPADSTVIAVSQDPKDKIVRTTTGIETNEKGLVEVDETGATTRPGVFSGGDVVLGPCNVVQVVNDAKHVAEAMDVYLREKRGAK